A single region of the Solwaraspora sp. WMMD791 genome encodes:
- the pstA gene encoding phosphate ABC transporter permease PstA: MTTITPPRAVATNTLTSGVLPNWAPWSVAGVSLSVGLLGGLSLGLSIALSVVLGVLLTMVALPAVSWRVEGGRRAKDRFVTVLVSIAFALAMLPLLSLLITVTTNGVNRFDTTFLTSDMRGVLGEGGGALHATVGTLLMTGAAALISVPIGVMCAVYLVEYGRGRLARWVTLLVDVMTGIPSIVAGLFAFAFFAIFFGPSIRFGLGGSVALSVLMVPVVVRSVEEMLKLVPNELREASYALGVPKWRTVLRVVLRTAAPGIATGVTLSIARVIGETAPLLIISGATTALNSNLFDGRMASLPVFTYYSYSIPGSRPEFGVDRAWAAALTLFILVMALNLVARLISRFFSLPNSR; the protein is encoded by the coding sequence ATGACCACCATCACCCCGCCCCGGGCGGTGGCCACCAACACGCTGACCAGCGGCGTGCTGCCCAACTGGGCTCCGTGGTCGGTGGCCGGCGTCAGCCTGTCGGTGGGCCTGCTCGGCGGGCTCAGCCTCGGCCTGTCCATCGCGCTGTCGGTCGTGCTCGGCGTGCTGCTGACCATGGTGGCGTTGCCGGCGGTCTCCTGGCGGGTCGAGGGCGGCCGGCGGGCCAAGGACCGCTTCGTCACCGTGCTGGTCAGCATCGCCTTCGCGTTGGCGATGCTGCCGCTGCTGTCCCTGCTGATCACCGTCACCACCAACGGCGTCAACCGGTTCGACACGACCTTCCTCACCAGCGACATGCGGGGGGTGCTCGGCGAGGGCGGCGGTGCGCTGCACGCCACCGTCGGCACCCTGCTGATGACCGGTGCGGCGGCGCTCATCTCGGTCCCGATCGGCGTGATGTGCGCCGTCTACCTGGTCGAGTACGGCAGGGGCCGGCTGGCCCGCTGGGTCACCCTGCTGGTCGACGTGATGACCGGTATCCCGTCGATCGTGGCGGGCCTGTTCGCGTTCGCCTTCTTCGCGATCTTCTTCGGCCCGAGCATCCGGTTCGGCCTCGGCGGCTCGGTCGCCCTGTCCGTGCTGATGGTGCCGGTGGTGGTCCGCTCGGTCGAGGAGATGCTCAAGCTGGTGCCGAACGAGCTGCGGGAAGCCTCGTACGCCCTCGGCGTACCGAAGTGGCGCACCGTGCTGCGGGTGGTGCTGCGGACCGCTGCCCCCGGCATTGCCACCGGCGTCACCCTGTCGATCGCCCGGGTGATCGGCGAGACCGCCCCGCTGCTGATCATTTCGGGTGCCACCACGGCGCTCAACTCGAACCTGTTCGACGGTCGGATGGCCTCGCTGCCGGTCTTCACCTACTACTCGTACAGCATCCCCGGGTCCCGGCCGGAGTTCGGGGTGGACCGCGCCTGGGCCGCCGCGCTCACCCTGTTCATCCTCGTCATGGCACTGAACCTGGTGGCCCGTCTGATCTCCCGGTTCTTCTCCCTGCCGAACAGCCGCTGA
- the pstB gene encoding phosphate ABC transporter ATP-binding protein PstB — translation MAKRIEVSDLDIFYGAFKAVEQVNMTIEPRSVTALIGPSGCGKSTFLRSLNRMHEVVPGGRVTGKVAIDGDDLYGVGVDPVAVRRQVGMVFQRPNPFPTMSIYDNVAAGVKLNGGRMRKAELDELVEQTLRGANLWEEVKDRLGRPGSSLSGGQQQRLCIARAIAVKPAVLLMDEPCSALDPISTLAIEDLMHQLKTEFTIVIVTHNMQQAARVSDRTGFFNIAGTGQPGKLIEMDDTQKIFSNPQIKATEDYITGRFG, via the coding sequence GTGGCCAAGCGAATCGAAGTCTCCGACCTGGACATCTTCTACGGCGCGTTCAAAGCCGTCGAACAGGTCAACATGACCATCGAGCCGCGGTCGGTGACGGCGCTGATCGGCCCGTCCGGCTGCGGCAAGTCGACCTTCCTGCGCTCGCTGAACCGGATGCACGAGGTCGTGCCGGGCGGCCGGGTCACCGGCAAGGTGGCGATAGACGGCGACGACCTGTACGGCGTCGGCGTCGACCCGGTCGCCGTCCGGCGCCAGGTCGGCATGGTCTTCCAACGCCCCAACCCGTTCCCGACCATGTCGATCTACGACAACGTCGCGGCCGGCGTGAAGCTCAACGGTGGGCGGATGCGCAAGGCGGAGCTCGACGAACTCGTCGAGCAGACGCTGCGCGGAGCGAACCTGTGGGAGGAGGTCAAGGACCGGCTGGGCCGGCCCGGCTCCAGCCTCTCCGGCGGGCAGCAGCAGCGGCTGTGCATCGCGCGGGCGATCGCGGTCAAGCCGGCGGTGCTGCTGATGGACGAGCCGTGCTCGGCGCTGGACCCGATCTCCACCCTCGCCATCGAGGACCTGATGCACCAGCTGAAGACCGAGTTCACCATCGTGATCGTCACGCACAACATGCAGCAGGCTGCGCGGGTCAGCGACCGGACCGGCTTCTTCAACATCGCCGGCACCGGCCAGCCCGGCAAGCTGATCGAGATGGACGACACGCAGAAGATCTTCAGCAACCCGCAGATCAAGGCGACCGAGGACTACATCACCGGCCGGTTCGGCTGA